The DNA window GTTCCCTTATATCAACAGTTGTCTTTGCGtgctatcaatcaatcaaactttatttgtatagcagcTTTCATACATGTTAgtgcagctcaaagtgcttcacagatgactgacatGCCAAAAATAAGACCAGTTGGTGCTCATGgtgaaaaaacaatgtcaaagaAATACATAGTAGcccaaatagataataaaaagcAAAGGGGCGATGCTAGTCTATCATACACAACAGTGGTTAGAGTGTTGATTTGTTGTCAAGATGTTGTTGTCATAGAAACATTAGAAAAAGTGCTTGATGAAACGCTGGGATGAAGCGTTCCCTAGCGCTTTTCTGACAGAAAAAACAATGTTATATGGACACAGGCCCTTAACTCTGAATTAACTTCTTGTGCAGAACATTGCCACCTCACTGTGCTCATAATAAAAGTTATGTTTATTTCTCTCCAGGATCAGTTGGAACTGTCCATAAGGGAGAAATCTGGTCTACATGAGACAGAGAGGCAGCTACAACTCAAAATTAAGACCTTGCAGAGCTGCTTGAAAACAGAAAAGGATGAGGTATAATTTGACTGTATCTTATAATGAGCAacacttctgtttttgtttttctgcatgaGCCTGTCTAACTCATGATTCAATCATCCTGAACAGGTTCAGAAGCTCCAGAGCATCATTGCCAGCCGGGCCTCTCAGTACAGTCACGATGccaagagaaaagagagagaagctgcAAAGCTCAAGGAACGCCTCAGCCAGCTGCTGGTTGACAGAAAGGATAAGAAACTAGGTAAATATGCAAGTCTTCAGCAAAATGCATCCCTGGAATTTCAGACCAATTTAATACAATTTTCCCACCTGTTTTTCCCAACTAGCCATCGACGCACTGAATTGTTTGGGACGGTCGGATGGAAAGAGGAGCCACTGGAAGACGGCAAAAGCGGCAGCCAGGTATCATGAAAGCCGTCTCGTCGTTTTGCAAAATGTGTAATCATCAGTCGAATAACTGTACTTGTAAATTGCTCCCTGCAGCCACGAGGGTGAGATGTACAAGTCGTTGCTCAATGACTACGAGACGAGTCAGAGGTCATTGATGGTGGAGAACGCTGAGCTTAAGAAAGTCCTCCAACAGATGAAGAAGGAGATGATACACATCCTGAGTCCACGGCAGTCCTCCACCAGAGGAGCCACTGCTGATGACAGTCAGGAGCaggtatttttttctctcattgtaCTAATGCATAAAAAAGAAACTTGATAAATTACCTGCGAGAATGTGTGTCAGATTTAATGAGACGAGATGCTTGTATGTTAAAAAGTTACCGTTGGTTTCTGCTGTTTTGCTCAGGCTGATTCAGACGGGGAGGAGAAAGCGGGTGACTCCAGCAGGGAAGCTCTGGACCAATCCTGTGAGCACGCCAGGGAGCAGCTCACCAACAGCATCCGCCAGCAGTGGAGGAAACTGAGGAACCACATGGAGAAGTTAGACAGCCAAGGTACATGCAGCACAGTCACTTCCTGAAATACTGCAAAAGTAACTGGGGTTCTTGTGgtgttagttttttttagattaaatgTTTGTCAAACAACTAAATGAGAGGTTATTAAAAAGTTGGATTCTGGAAAAAATGTGTagctgttacacacacacagtatgccTAGAAGGAAATTAAGATCATCAACTGTTGGTGTATTTGTTTGCCAAGCCTTGCAAGTGCAGAATCGGCTGGAGTCCAATAATGAGGTGATACCAAGGGAGACCCACGAGGAtgagatggagaggatgaggCGTGAAGTGCAGCAGTGCAAAGAGTTCattcatgcacaacaacagctcCTCCAGGTCAGCTTCTGCTTGTTTGTATAAGAGCAGACAAGGCCAGTAGGTCTTCAGGTGAAACATTTGCCGAGCAAAAATAGCAAATATACCAATAAAAGAGGCTTCTCATTCAGTGTTAATTTCGTTAACGAAAACTATGACGTCAACGACCTTTTTATCCATGACTAAGACGAGACGATGATGAGACGGCATCGACATCATTAAACAATAAAggtgacgatatcaaacatgcaatatcgttgACGAGAAAAGACGAGACTAAAATTTAGTTTCACACATGCGCCTCAAacctgacaattgtgctactatGATGCATACAATTGTCGGGTTCGGGTGGTGGATTGACATATATTTTTGCATGTTGGGTGTgctgattggctctcataacggacTGGTGGGTGCGACTGGCCTGCATCACTAATGAGCACAGTGAGGAGGACTCAGAGTAACTGCGAAGCCGCATTCTTAACCATTCAacttgtgtttttcatcagataatgataaGATAAAATGTTATGTGGAATAAGAATGACTAAAATCATTGGTTTGGCTTGACTAGATTGACTTAAATATTTGatataatctaaaaaaaaaagcacatttgaCACAGGACTACtaagactaaataaaaaaaaaagctgacacaattaagagagaaaacattttgactaaaagtTAACTGAAATGTAATGATATTTGGTGACTAAAACTGAATTACGTTTTGAGTTGTTgtcgactaaaactatgaaggataaaaatgtctaaaatgtgacttaaactaataagcattttcgttttaagactaagactaaatctaaaatagctgccaagaTCAACACTGTTCTCATTACAGTCAGTGCAAATTATGAGATGAAATTGCAGATAAATGAGCCTTTGTCTGGTGCATATTATTATTTGGAAATTCTTTATAATAATTTggtcaaaaaaagtttaaagcGACTTCATTTCTGCCCATCCAGCAACAACTCAACACATCATTTGATGATGAGACGGCAGTTCTTCTTAATGACTGCTACacactggaggagaaggagcgTCTCAAAGAGGAGTGGAGGCTCTttgaggagcagaagaggaactttgagaaggagagaaagaactTCACAGAGGCTGCTATTCGCCTGGGGCGAGAGGTACTCAAGTCCTCTGATGTTGTACCACAAttttattcaatatattgtgtttttaatcttCCTGTGCTCCACAGAAAAAGGCCTTTGAGGAGGACCGCGCTTCTTGGCTCAAGAATCAGTTTTTGAACATGACTCCATTTACAGACCGTAGAAGATGTTCTTCATCTGACGGTCAAAGTGCCTTATCAATCAGTAAGTCGGTGCGATGACAACATGATTTAGAGAATACAAAATTTGTTGGAAAACTACAACGAACAGGAGCAGCAGAGTATGCTACAATCCGTATGATTTGACTGACTTTAAGAGAATAGGTGCATTTCATCAATTGCTGATGAATAAAGAGCGCCAGTTGTGATGTACTGCATGTAAACACCAGTGACTTCACAGAAATTTGTTATcattgactttttatttgaataTCCGTTGTATTCCAGGAAGTGAGCCAGAAATGAGGATGTCTTCCACGAAAGCTAAGCCGGTCAAATCGTCAACGTACGCTACGTTCTCCACTCCTAAACCTTCACAAAGTGCTGCTGTGCCATCCACAACCGACCTTTACCGGACACTCCGCCTGATACCAGACAGCAGGTATCATTCACTCACTTCATTACTATTATATGTTTTCAGTGCTGGAATTTAATTTATACAGTGTTATTTTACTAGGAAATGTGACCTTCAaactcttaaagggatagtttgggtgttttgaagtgggtttgtatgaggtacttttccatagtcagtgtattacctacagcagatgacagtttggagaaacagacgggCAAAGCgacatgggagcaaagcaatgcactgctgtggacggcggcagcaggaaaacatattttagccacctaaaaaaaaatcagtatcagtttaagtgtacactatatttagaatattttcatcgcTTTACCATgcagtcagacagccctttcttatggggaactgaagctgatgtatccatctatgctctcgtcaaagccaccagacaccATTGAAAGAAACTGTAGTTTTACCtcaggggttgctggtctaccactgcctcgatcggttagtctgtttgtgctattgtgtgactttggtgaatccaaactaaccaaaatcacacaactaactaaccgatcgacgCAGTGGTAAACCAGCatctcctgtgttctgcgaggtaaaattactgcttttttcAATGGACCctggttgctttggcaagagcatatataacggcttcagtaccctgttggaaacatagactgtacacttaaactgataaagATTGTTTTAGGttaagcctttcttttaggtggctaaaatatattttactgccgtccccgtccacagcagtacattgcatGGGTTCCATGCAGTAActcttgtctgcttctccaagctggggtatgtatgagtacctcatacaaccctacttcaaaacacccaaactatccctttagcAGCAGATCTGAAGTGCCTTGTAAATACCACAAATGTATTCTGCGAGGATCAGACCCTGTTGCTTGGTGGTGTTGGTGCCATGTCATACctattaatctttttttcatttcagttcTTCCAGACATTCAAATCGAGGACGCTGGCAAGAGTCCAGCACCATTGAAGATGGAGATACTCGAGTCAAATCAAAAAACAGAGTTCGATGTGGAGACCTGAGTATCTTCTCTTTGGGTGAAGATGAGAACAGCCTCACTTGAAGAACGTCCAGTgccttttttaatttgtgatttcGCAAATGGACTTAAGCATCGATTCATGGCTGAACTCCATCATTACCACTGATGAACCCCTACATTATTTTTGCAGCATTTTTATGATGTTGCTTTGTTATGGACACACGCACAAATCATTCACCAAAGCTGATCAAAGAAGAAAGCACTTTAATGGTTCTGCCATtgttcatttctttttacaaacaaatcaaaactgAGTATTCAGATTTTAAGCTATATATTCACAGGAGGGTATATCTACCAAGTAGTGATTTGAACATAGAGTAAGACATCTTTTTACATGTGGATCATATTCAATGTTTTAAATTAACTTTATGTTTACATATTCTAGATGTATAAGTTATGGTTTTAATAGCATATATTGACATATGATTGATAATGATCTGCTCTGCTGGTGCACAATAAAgatatttttaatgaaatattttattctcagagttttcagTGGCTGAGTCCAGGTGTTAAAATTGAGGGTGTGTCCTGTTAACCTGTCTTAGAGACCCCCATATAAGCCCGTGTCATGGTTTTCATTTTCGTTCCTCTTGTGTCCCCAGGTCTCCCAGGCAGCTGCAGACCTTCAACAGTTTTGCATGCAGAATGCCTTACAGGACCCTCTGCTCACCGGCGTGTCCTCCAGCACCAACCCTTTCAGGCCACAGAAGGTCTGCTCCTTCTTGTGAAACCACTGCATTCATCGGTGAGTCCGCCACCCTGTTGACACATTCAGGCACACGCTCGTACATAccgtacatacatacatacagcacACGCAGTTCAGTTCATTAAAATCAAATCCTCAGCCTAATGTGTTTTCTATTTGTGCCTCTGCTTTTACTTTCTCGTCCTGCAGGCCTTTGTTTTGATGCTACAGGGAAAGGTTGACCTCAACAATGCTCCTCATTACTTTACTTAGTCCTTGTTGCGCCTGGTGGCACATAGGGCAAGGACTatctccactcatctctgttgtttgctttcttctaaatgctgttccagctgtatccCCTCGTCTTCATTTCTCCTTCGATGGTTCGCCTCCAGGTTGTTTTCGGCCTCCCTCTTTTGCGTTTTCCCTCTGGTGTCCAACGCAATGCCACTTTTGTCAATATTGTTTCCATATCCAAGCACCCTGTCGTTTTgtgtagttcatggtttgtaatcTTCCTAAAGGCCAGAATATCCTCATGATCTTTTCTGAGGCGGGTATTGTGAAAGCTGGAAAGCTTGCCTATGTCCGGATGGAGGTTGAGCAAGAGGGTAATCTCTTCGTCCTCTAAAATATAATCTGATTACGGAAACGGGGACTAATAATATTTTTACCTCAGAGTACCAGCAGAGTTTTGCAAAGCATGAATGTCGTCAGTGAAAGCCAAACTGCTCCTCATGCCAAGCCATTACACTGCCACGGGAATCTCTCGTGTGTAGAACACATTGGAATCATGTCAGGATGATTACCATCTATTTTCAGCCACAGTagaagttttatttttcatggcACAGTGTGATTTGTGAGTAAATAATTGTGCCTTTTCCTATTGTTCTATTTTAGTCATCACTGTTCTggactttttttgtatttaatgaataaaataaaaaaacattctttaCTACTCCAATGTTTTATTGATTggcattttctgttttttgctACTCAGCATTGCATGACAGACATAAGTGTCCACATTATGCCGTCAGaagtattttaatgtatttttgagATGATAATAATAGAAGCATCTGATGTTTCTAAAAATGTTATACTAACTTCTTCCCaattatatgtttttctttctactTTGTAAAATATACTTTACAGGCCTTTTTTtcacagacattttgacatgtcagtAGAAAATGCAGAGGTgtatttaataacattaatgatagCTGCATTACACTTAGAGAGAGATCCTGGTACTGTGCATGCTGGATCACTACAATAGCTTACTGCTACACTTACACCaataatgttttattgattGGCATTTTCggttttttattctcttttttaatGTGTCGCCTCCTGGTGTTTTGAAAGAGGAGCTGCAGTCACAAGTTTTCAACAACCGGAATCCGGATGTGATCATCTCTTTGCTTTTGTCTCTCAGCATCCAGAACAGACTCCCACCCTCCGACCAGCCTTCATTTTACACAGCGAACACACAGCGACAATGTCGGGTTCCT is part of the Sebastes umbrosus isolate fSebUmb1 chromosome 12, fSebUmb1.pri, whole genome shotgun sequence genome and encodes:
- the ssx2ipa gene encoding synovial sarcoma, X breakpoint 2 interacting protein a, encoding MGEWWTTVPIGTSMGNYEISSISHVTMSPSRQNNLVSTYSAMPLSKSSYNVISAFCTEDNSPQCISYINQELDSLGLSSTCIEASSPGEAGLSTVPSLNAMYELMQIHRRDMCTLEELEKDQLKKSSTLDHIQMNNSRLKDQLELSIREKSGLHETERQLQLKIKTLQSCLKTEKDEVQKLQSIIASRASQYSHDAKRKEREAAKLKERLSQLLVDRKDKKLAIDALNCLGRSDGKRSHWKTAKAAASHEGEMYKSLLNDYETSQRSLMVENAELKKVLQQMKKEMIHILSPRQSSTRGATADDSQEQADSDGEEKAGDSSREALDQSCEHAREQLTNSIRQQWRKLRNHMEKLDSQALQVQNRLESNNEVIPRETHEDEMERMRREVQQCKEFIHAQQQLLQQQLNTSFDDETAVLLNDCYTLEEKERLKEEWRLFEEQKRNFEKERKNFTEAAIRLGREKKAFEEDRASWLKNQFLNMTPFTDRRRCSSSDGQSALSIRSEPEMRMSSTKAKPVKSSTYATFSTPKPSQSAAVPSTTDLYRTLRLIPDSSSSRHSNRGRWQESSTIEDGDTRVKSKNRVRCGDLSIFSLGEDENSLT
- the LOC119499059 gene encoding guanine nucleotide-binding protein G(I)/G(S)/G(O) subunit gamma-5-like; the encoded protein is MICSRPPYKPVSWFSFSFLLCPQVSQAAADLQQFCMQNALQDPLLTGVSSSTNPFRPQKVCSFL